In a single window of the Nicotiana tomentosiformis chromosome 8, ASM39032v3, whole genome shotgun sequence genome:
- the LOC138897412 gene encoding uncharacterized protein, giving the protein MVEELKKLTGRVQNVKGGKGVEGLNYDDLCILRDEELPEGYKPPKFEMFDGNGDPKVHLRKYCDKLVGVGRDKRIRMKLFMRSLTGDALSWYISQNPKKWANWVSMASDFMDRFRFNTENTPDVFYIQNLKKKPTKTFRKYATRWRSEAAKVRPALEE; this is encoded by the coding sequence atggtagaggaactcaagaaacttaccggcAGGGTTCAAAATGTCAAAGGGGGCAAAGgcgttgagggtttgaattatgatgaTTTGTGTATTCTGCGGGACgaagaactgccagagggttataaacctcccaagtttgaaaTGTTCGACGGAAATGGTGATCCGAAAGTGCACTTGAGAaagtattgtgacaagcttgtaggagttggcagggataaaagaatccgcatgaagctATTCATGAGAAGCCTTACTGGAGACGCcctatcttggtacatcagtcagaacccaaagaaatgggccaattgggtaagcatggcatcagatttcatggatcggttcaggtttaacacagaaaacacaccagacgttttctacattcaaaatctcaagaagaagccaacaaaAACTTTCCgcaagtatgctactcggtggaggtctgaagctgcaaaagtgAGGCCAGCGCTGGAAGAATAA